A window of Hymenobacter aerilatus contains these coding sequences:
- a CDS encoding tetratricopeptide repeat protein: MLLLLLSDVSGLSWLTRIHHRNAAVREAQTAYTRQDFAAAARAYQAAVVQYGATEESIVLNLAHACLRAGQPALARAYYGRLLTSPTRTVRSVAQQQLALLASQRGEYAQAVGLLRQALLASPTNADARYNYELLRDYLARRQQSPDIPPPAVPPTAQAPKKPTPPQEQQQQQKQADTGQQGQRNDPTLPDDPRNAPQPRADQQGRPDARQPDAAPGSEARGGFRPGSGTRREVATGSTPGSVRGLSNDANGPAARQGYSKRAGTDLATDEAQLQTQRARLEQMNLSPDKARQLLNALGAAEQQYLQQIPHKADKKPDSDKPAW; the protein is encoded by the coding sequence TTGCTGCTTCTGCTACTGAGCGATGTGAGTGGGCTAAGCTGGCTTACGCGTATTCATCACCGCAATGCAGCCGTACGGGAGGCCCAGACGGCCTACACTCGCCAGGATTTTGCGGCAGCAGCACGCGCCTACCAAGCGGCCGTGGTGCAGTATGGCGCTACGGAAGAATCCATTGTGCTGAACCTGGCACATGCTTGCCTGCGTGCGGGTCAGCCTGCGCTAGCCCGCGCCTACTATGGCCGCCTGCTCACTAGCCCTACGCGCACCGTGCGCAGCGTGGCCCAGCAGCAGTTGGCGTTGTTGGCCAGCCAGCGCGGCGAGTATGCCCAGGCCGTAGGGCTGCTGCGGCAGGCGCTGCTAGCCTCTCCTACGAATGCGGATGCTCGCTATAACTACGAGCTATTGCGCGACTACCTGGCACGTCGGCAACAGTCGCCGGATATACCACCGCCGGCTGTGCCTCCCACTGCGCAGGCGCCCAAAAAGCCTACTCCACCCCAAGAGCAACAACAGCAGCAGAAGCAGGCCGACACCGGGCAGCAGGGCCAGCGCAACGACCCTACCCTACCCGACGACCCACGCAACGCCCCCCAACCCCGCGCCGACCAGCAGGGTAGGCCCGATGCCCGTCAGCCTGACGCAGCGCCCGGCTCCGAGGCGCGAGGCGGCTTCCGGCCGGGTAGTGGCACCCGGCGCGAGGTAGCTACAGGCAGCACCCCAGGTAGCGTGCGTGGCCTCAGCAACGATGCCAACGGCCCCGCCGCCCGGCAGGGCTATAGTAAGCGGGCTGGAACCGACTTGGCCACCGACGAAGCCCAACTGCAAACCCAACGTGCCCGCCTGGAGCAGATGAACCTTAGCCCCGACAAAGCCCGGCAGCTCCTGAACGCGTTGGGTGCTGCCGAACAGCAATATTTGCAGCAGATTCCGCACAAAGCAGACAAAAAACCAGACTCTGACAAACCAGCGTGGTGA
- a CDS encoding acetyl-CoA C-acyltransferase, which translates to MQIKDVVIVAAVRTPIGSFGGSLSSLSATELGGIALKGALEKAGVPPEQVQQVIMGNVISANLGQAPARQAARNAGLPDTVECTTVNKVCASGTKAIMFGAQAIMLGQADVVLAGGMESMSNVPYYLDKARFGAKYGHGQMIDGLVRDGLWDPYHDYAMGNAAENTAKEMGFTREQQDEFAVESYTRSAKAAQEGKKKDEIVAVTITSRGKTTVVEDDEEYLKVDFAKLPGLKPAFLKEGGTVTAANASTLNDGAAAVLLMSREKAEELGITPLARIRGFADAEQAPEWFTTSPSLAIPKALKHAGVDASEVDFYEINEAFSVVSLANNKLLNLEGTKVNVYGGAVSLGHPLGASGARIVTTLVNVLRQEGGKIGVTGICNGGGGASSLVIERL; encoded by the coding sequence ATGCAAATCAAAGACGTAGTAATTGTAGCCGCTGTCCGTACCCCTATTGGCAGTTTCGGCGGTAGCCTGTCCTCCTTGTCGGCTACGGAACTAGGCGGCATTGCCCTCAAAGGTGCCCTAGAAAAAGCCGGCGTGCCCCCTGAGCAGGTACAGCAGGTGATTATGGGCAACGTGATTTCGGCCAACTTGGGCCAGGCACCTGCCCGCCAGGCCGCCCGCAACGCCGGCCTTCCCGACACGGTAGAATGCACCACCGTAAATAAAGTATGCGCTTCCGGTACCAAAGCCATTATGTTTGGTGCGCAAGCTATTATGCTGGGCCAGGCCGATGTAGTGCTGGCTGGTGGCATGGAAAGCATGAGCAACGTGCCGTATTACCTCGACAAAGCGCGTTTTGGGGCGAAGTATGGTCATGGCCAAATGATTGACGGCCTAGTGCGCGATGGCCTCTGGGACCCTTACCACGATTATGCAATGGGCAACGCGGCCGAAAACACGGCCAAGGAAATGGGCTTCACCCGCGAGCAGCAAGACGAGTTTGCCGTTGAGTCGTACACCCGCAGTGCCAAAGCAGCTCAGGAGGGCAAGAAAAAGGACGAGATTGTAGCCGTGACTATTACCAGCCGGGGCAAGACCACGGTGGTGGAAGACGACGAGGAATACCTAAAGGTAGACTTTGCCAAACTGCCTGGTCTGAAGCCTGCGTTCCTGAAAGAAGGTGGCACCGTAACGGCCGCCAATGCCTCTACCCTCAACGACGGTGCCGCCGCCGTGCTGCTCATGAGTCGCGAAAAGGCCGAAGAGCTGGGCATAACGCCTCTGGCCCGTATCCGTGGCTTTGCCGATGCTGAGCAGGCGCCCGAGTGGTTTACTACCTCTCCTTCTTTGGCTATTCCGAAAGCACTGAAACACGCTGGCGTGGATGCTTCGGAGGTTGATTTCTACGAGATTAATGAGGCATTTTCGGTGGTGTCGTTGGCGAATAACAAGCTGCTGAACCTGGAAGGCACTAAGGTGAACGTGTACGGCGGTGCCGTGAGTCTGGGACACCCACTGGGAGCCAGCGGCGCCCGCATCGTGACAACGTTGGTAAACGTGCTGCGTCAGGAAGGCGGCAAAATCGGCGTGACAGGCATTTGCAACGGCGGTGGCGGAGCGAGTAGCTTAGTCATTGAGCGATTGTAA